In Solenopsis invicta isolate M01_SB chromosome 13, UNIL_Sinv_3.0, whole genome shotgun sequence, one DNA window encodes the following:
- the LOC120359361 gene encoding craniofacial development protein 2-like, protein MVHGTLARAVLGYETVSDRIISIRLKAKPCTLNIIQVYAPTSEADEEDMDNFYSSLQRIIEKIPNREVTIIMGDWNAKVGRTDGDNHIRDVLGRYGIGIRNDRGSRLIQFCIDNNLAIANTMFKQHIRKQYTWTSPDNRTKNQIDYILIKSRWKSAVLSAKTLPGADCGTDHRLLTFKFRTRMRSCRKTTTKSKLPPITDKQAFQNGLKKEIERDDIEELDNPDDLWERLKTAIKTTVTGTQKPKESPRKREWISDSTYRLIEERRKLLAAGLNSTEAVDKYKKISSDIQKNCRKDKNNLLNGICADIQLHADRLQPGDVFHKIKLITRKFKPRT, encoded by the coding sequence ATGGTGCACGGCACACTGGCTAGGGCGGTCCTCGGCTATGAAACCGTCAGTGACCGTATAATATCAATACGCCTCAAGGCGAAACCGTGCACACTAAATATTATCCAAGTCTATGCACCCACCTCTGAGGCAGATGAGGAAGACATGGATAACTTCTACAGCTCTCTACAAAGGATTATTGAGAAAATACCCAATAGAGAAGTCACCATAATCATGGGAGACTGGAACGCTAAGGTGGGACGCACTGACGGCGATAATCACATCCGCGATGTGCTGGGGAGATACGGCATAGGAATACGGAACGACAGAGGTTCCAGGCTCATCCAGTTCTGTATTGATAACAACCTCGCGATTGCAAATACAATGTTCAAACAGCACATAAGGAAACAATACACGTGGACCTCGCCGGATAATCGCACCAAGAACCAAATTGATTACATTTTGATCAAAAGTCGCTGGAAATCGGCCGTTCTCTCAGCGAAGACACTACCTGGAGCGGACTGCGGTACGGATCATAGGCTGCTGACTTTCAAGTTTAGGACGAGGATGAGGAGCTGCAGAAAAACAACAACCAAAAGCAAGTTACCACCAATTACCGACAAACAAGCCTTCCAAAATGGGCTAAAAAAGGAAATAGAGCGAGACGACATAGAAGAATTGGACAACCCTGATGATCTGTGGGAACGGCTCAAAACAGCGATCAAAACAACAGTAACTGGCACGCAAAAACCAAAAGAGAGCCCAAGGAAACGCGAGTGGATATCTGACAGCACCTACAGGCTGATagaagaaagaaggaaattGCTAGCCGCCGGCCTAAATAGTACCGAAGCAgtggataaatataaaaagatatcatCTGACATTCAAAAAAACTGTAGGAAGGACAAAAACAACCTATTGAATGGGATTTGCGCAGACATCCAACTCCATGCAGACCGTCTTCAACCTGGGGATGTATTCCACAAAATCAAACTAATCACACGAAAATTCAAACCACGCACGTGA